In Oryza sativa Japonica Group chromosome 3, ASM3414082v1, one DNA window encodes the following:
- the LOC4331436 gene encoding B3 domain-containing protein Os03g0120900, with the protein MEFITPIVRPASAAAGGGEVQESGGRSLAAVEKEHMFDKVVTPSDVGKLNRLVIPKQHAEKYFPLDAASNEKGLLLSFEDRTGKPWRFRYSYWNSSQSYVMTKGWSRFVKEKRLDAGDTVSFGRGVGEAARGRLFIDWRRRPDVVAALQPPTHRFAHHLPSSIPFAPWAHHHGHGAAAAAAAAAGARFLLPPSSTPIYDHHRRHAHAVGYDAYAAATSRQVLFYRPLPPQQQHHPAVVLESVPVRMTAGHAEPPSAPSKRVRLFGVNLDCANSEQDHAGVVGKTAPPPLPSPPSSSSSSSGKARCSLNLDL; encoded by the coding sequence ATGGAGTTCATCACGCCAATCGTGAggccggcatcggcggcggcgggcggcggcgaggtgcagGAGAGTGGTGGGAGGAgcttggcggcggtggagaaggagcACATGTTCGACAAGGTGGTGACGCCGAGCGACGTGGGGAAGCTGAACCGGCTGGTGATCCCGAAGCAGCACGCGGAGAAGTACTTCCCGCTGGACGCGGCGTCCAACGAGAAGGGGCTCCTGCTCAGCTTCGAGGACCGCACGGGGAAGCCATGGCGGTTCCGCTACTCCTACTGGAACAGCAGCCAGAGCTACGTGATGACCAAGGGGTGGAGCCGCTTCGTCAAGGAGAAGCGACTCGACGCCGGGGACACCGTCTCCTtcggccgcggcgtcggcgaggccgcGCGCGGGAGGCTCTTCATCgactggcgccgccgccccgacgtcgtcgccgcgctCCAGCCGCCCACGCACCGCTTCGCCCACCACCTCCCTTCCTCCATCCCCTTCGCTCCCTGGGCGCACCACCACGGAcacggagccgccgccgccgccgccgccgccgccggcgccaggTTTCTCCTGCCTCCCTCCTCGACTCCCATCTACGACCACCACCGCCGACACGCCCACGCCGTCGGGTACGACGCGTACGCCGCGGCCACCAGCAGGCAGGTGCTGTTCTaccggccgttgccgccgcagcagcagcatcatccCGCGGTGGTGCTGGAGTCGGTGCCGGTGCGCATGACGGCGGGGCACGCGGAGCCGCCGTCGGCTCCGTCGAAGCGAGTTCGGCTGTTCGGGGTGAACCTCGACTGCGCGAATTCCGAACAAGACCACGCCGGCGTGGTCGGGaagacggcgccgccgccgctgccatcgccgccgtcatcatcgtcatcttcctccGGGAAAGCGAGGTGCTCCTTGAACCTTGACTTGTGA